A stretch of Anolis sagrei isolate rAnoSag1 chromosome X, rAnoSag1.mat, whole genome shotgun sequence DNA encodes these proteins:
- the LOC132770220 gene encoding cytochrome P450 2G1-like translates to MEWADTLILLLVVIISCYLLISSKRKQLHKGRLPPGPTPLPLIGNFLQIKPAETLKSLLKLREKYGPVFTVYFGTRPVLVLCGHQAVKEALIDKAEEFSGRITMPSMVPTFQGYGVAFSNGARWKELRRFSLTVLRNFGMGKKSIEERIQEEAQFLVEEFRKTKENPFDPTFFFSRAFSNIICSIAFGKRFDYEDKEFQALMVMIHKFFWEMSTSWAQFYDIYSNYLNYIPGIYSKIYDSMDIKLFIAKRIKKNQETLDPNFPRDYIDCFLIQMEKEKDNPGSEFIIKNLELSILNLIFGGTETGSSTFRYGILLLMKYPEVQEKVHEEIDRVIGPNRVPNIEDRRQMPYTDAVIHEVQRCSDVIPMNLAHMVTRDTEFREYHIPKGMMVFPLLSSVLHDPTMFKYPNAFNPENFLDEYGCFKMNDAFVPFSSGKRICLGESLARMELFLFFTTILQNFQLKPLVPPKDIDLTFQESGFANIPPFYQLSVIPR, encoded by the exons ATGGAATGGGCTGATACACTCATTCTCCTCCTTGTTGTCATCATTTCTTGCTATCTGCTCATATCATCTAAGAGGAAACAATTGCACAAGGGGAGACTTCCTCCGGGACCCACTCCCCTGCCCCTGATTGGAAATTTCCTGCAGATCAAGCCAGCCGAAACCTTAAAATCTCTTCTCAAG CTACGTGAGAAATATGGCCCTGTTTTCACCGTCTATTTTGGGACACGTCCAGTTCTGGTCTTATGTGGACACCAAGCTGTGAAGGAGGCTCTgatagacaaggcagaagagttcAGTGGAAGGATTACCATGCCTTCAATGGTGCCTACCTTCCAAGGATATG GAGTGGCTTTTTCCAATGGAGCACGCTGGAAGGAACTGCGCCGGTTCTCCCTCACCGTCTTGAGGAATTTTGGAATGGGGAAAAAGTCTATTGAAGAGCGAATCCAAGAGGAGGCCCAATTCCTGGTGGAGGAATTTCGGAAGACAAAGG AAAATCCTTTTGATCCTACCTTCTTCTTCAGCCGTGCATTCTCCAACATCATTTGCTCTATTGCTTTTGGGAAGCGTTTTGACTATGAGGACAAAGAATTTCAGGCTCTCATGGTGATGATACATAAATTCTTctgggagatgagcacctcctggGCCCAG TTCTATGACATCTATTCCAACTACCTGAATTATATTCCGGGAATCTACAGTAAGATCTATGATTCCATGGACATAAAGCTCTTCATTGCCAAGAGAATCAAGAAGAACCAGGAGACCTTGGACCCTAATTTCCCACGTGACTATATTGATtgcttcctcatccagatggaaaaG GAAAAAGACAATCCAGGCAGTGAATTTATTATCAAGAACTTGGAGCTCAGCATTCTTAATCTGATCTTCGGAGGAACAGAGACAGGCAGTTCCACCTTCAGATATGGCATCCTGCTTCTGATGAAATATCCTGAAGTGCaag AAAAAGTGCATGAGGAAATTGATCGAGTCATTGGCCCTAATCGTGTTCCGAACATTGAAGATCGGCGACAAATGCCATATACAGATGCCGTGATCCATGAAGTGCAAAGATGCAGTGATGTCATTCCTATGAATTTGGCCCACATGGTCACTCGTGACACTGAATTCAGAGAATATCATATCCCTAAG GGGATGATGGTCTTCCCATTGCTGAGTTCTGTCTTGCATGACCCTACTATGTTTAAATACCCCAATGCTTTCAACCCAGAGAACTTCTTGGATGAGTACGGATGCTTCAAGATGAATGATGCCTTTGTGCCTTTTTCCTCAG GGAAACGGATCTGTCTGGGTGAATCCTTAGCTCGCATggagcttttcctcttcttcaccaccatCCTGCAGAATTTCCAATTGAAGCCTCTTGTTCCCCCCAAAGATATTGACCTCACTTTTCAAGAAAGTGGCTTTGCCAACATCCCACCTTTTTACCAGCTCTCTGTCATCCCACGCTGA